One Borreliella chilensis DNA window includes the following coding sequences:
- a CDS encoding outer surface lipoprotein: MYKNGFFKNYLIGFLLFLIIGCTSKDSSSEYVEEQEVDNPSELNEASKIDEHTIGHIFHAMGVVHSKNDRKSLGKNIKVFYFSEKDGYFETIPSKKDAKLIVYFYDNIYAGEAPISISGKEAFIFVGITSDFTKIINSNLHGAKSDLIGTFRDLDIKNSKLEVTVDESNPDAKTFLKSVNYIIDGVVKISPMMMN; the protein is encoded by the coding sequence ATGTATAAGAATGGTTTTTTTAAAAACTATTTAATAGGTTTTTTATTATTTTTAATAATTGGGTGTACTTCAAAAGACAGCTCAAGTGAGTATGTTGAAGAGCAAGAAGTTGACAATCCTTCTGAGCTTAATGAGGCCTCTAAAATAGATGAACACACCATTGGGCATATTTTTCATGCTATGGGAGTAGTTCATTCAAAAAATGATCGAAAAAGTTTGGGGAAAAATATAAAGGTTTTTTATTTTTCTGAAAAAGATGGATATTTTGAAACAATACCTTCAAAGAAGGATGCAAAGTTAATAGTTTATTTTTATGACAATATATATGCAGGAGAAGCTCCAATTAGTATCTCTGGCAAAGAAGCTTTTATTTTTGTTGGGATTACCTCTGATTTTACAAAGATTATAAATAGCAATTTACATGGTGCAAAAAGCGATCTTATTGGTACTTTTAGAGATCTTGATATTAAAAATTCAAAATTAGAAGTTACAGTAGATGAGAGCAATCCAGATGCCAAGACTTTTCTTAAATCTGTTAATTATATTATTGATGGTGTTGTAAAAATTTCACCTATGATGATGAATTAA
- a CDS encoding aminopeptidase 1 (catalyzes the removal of amino acids from the N termini of peptides) has protein sequence MKKQNPWISLNEEEKNQIFNFSENYKKFISKFKTEREVIAYALDKAKKRGFFNAEEKKNLIPGDKIFYTCRDKSAAFAIIGKNPIENGINFIVSHTDSPRLDAKPSPISEENELAFLKTNYYGGIKKYQWLSTPLSIRGVAFLKNGEKVEINIGDNENDPVFIIPDILPHLDRKIQRNKKSDEIIEGENLKILIGSLPIDTKEKNKVKLAILHLIKEKYKIEEEDFVSSEIEIVPAGTAKDIGFDRALIGAYGQDDKICVYTSLESIFDLEEIPNKTAICFLVDKEEIGSTGSTGLDSRYLEYFVSDIIFKIKNSEYNNLHVQKALWNSKSISADVCAAINPLFSSVHDEQNAPKLGYGIPIMKYTGHGGKSMASDADAELVSYIRQLLNKNSIAWQVATLGKVEEGGGGTVAKFLASYGIRTIDMGPAVISMHSPMEITSKFDLYNAYLAYKAFYKE, from the coding sequence ATGAAAAAACAAAATCCATGGATATCTTTAAACGAAGAAGAAAAAAATCAAATTTTCAATTTTTCTGAAAATTATAAAAAATTTATAAGTAAATTTAAAACAGAAAGAGAAGTTATAGCCTATGCTCTCGATAAAGCTAAAAAAAGAGGGTTTTTTAACGCTGAGGAGAAAAAAAATCTAATACCAGGCGATAAAATTTTTTATACCTGTAGAGACAAATCTGCTGCTTTTGCTATTATTGGTAAAAATCCTATTGAAAATGGAATAAATTTCATTGTTTCTCACACAGATTCACCAAGGCTTGATGCAAAACCTTCTCCAATCTCTGAAGAAAATGAACTTGCATTTCTTAAAACCAACTATTATGGGGGAATAAAAAAATATCAGTGGCTATCTACTCCCCTTTCAATAAGAGGTGTGGCATTCTTAAAAAATGGAGAAAAAGTTGAAATCAATATTGGCGACAATGAAAATGATCCTGTATTTATAATTCCCGACATTTTGCCTCATCTTGACAGAAAAATACAAAGAAACAAAAAATCCGATGAAATTATTGAAGGAGAAAATCTAAAAATTTTAATTGGAAGTCTACCAATTGACACAAAAGAAAAAAATAAAGTTAAATTGGCAATTCTTCATCTCATAAAAGAAAAATACAAAATAGAAGAAGAGGATTTCGTGTCATCAGAAATTGAAATAGTACCAGCAGGAACAGCAAAAGACATTGGATTTGACAGAGCTTTAATTGGTGCTTATGGACAAGATGACAAAATTTGTGTTTATACCTCATTAGAATCTATATTTGATCTTGAAGAGATCCCAAACAAAACTGCTATTTGCTTTCTTGTAGATAAAGAAGAAATTGGTTCAACAGGTTCAACTGGACTAGATTCAAGATATCTTGAATATTTTGTTTCTGACATAATATTTAAAATTAAAAATTCAGAATACAACAACCTTCATGTTCAAAAAGCTTTATGGAATTCAAAAAGCATTTCTGCTGATGTTTGCGCAGCAATAAATCCACTATTCAGCTCAGTTCATGACGAACAGAATGCCCCCAAGCTTGGCTACGGTATACCCATAATGAAATATACAGGACATGGCGGAAAAAGTATGGCAAGCGATGCTGATGCTGAGCTTGTTTCTTACATTAGGCAATTATTAAATAAAAACAGCATTGCTTGGCAAGTAGCAACACTTGGAAAAGTAGAAGAAGGGGGAGGGGGAACTGTTGCCAAATTCTTAGCTAGCTATGGAATAAGAACAATAGATATGGGACCTGCTGTTATAAGCATGCATTCTCCAATGGAAATAACTTCTAAATTTGATTTATACAATGCTTACTTAGCATACAAAGCCTTCTACAAGGAATAA
- a CDS encoding DNA mismatch repair protein MutT: MVDLEKTNKIKVAEHIVECFGGIKNIKKINKDITRIKILVDSNSLVKRDDLTTNENIIGTIKSNELTEIVMNFEIIEDVYNKILYMMNEQKQ, from the coding sequence ATGGTGGATTTAGAAAAAACAAACAAAATCAAAGTAGCAGAGCATATTGTAGAATGTTTTGGGGGAATCAAAAACATTAAAAAAATAAACAAAGACATAACAAGAATAAAAATTTTAGTAGACAGCAATTCTTTGGTCAAAAGAGACGATCTAACAACAAATGAAAACATAATAGGAACTATTAAATCTAACGAACTTACAGAAATTGTAATGAATTTTGAAATAATTGAAGATGTTTATAACAAAATTTTATATATGATGAACGAACAAAAACAATAA
- a CDS encoding glycerol-3-phosphate dehydrogenase translates to MKISIIGAGAWGTAIAKSLADKFDFNIFLWSFEEDVKDSINNNNVNDKYLKEIKLPKNLVASSDLFEVVSMSDYIFIATPSLFTVDILKKLDQFFYSLGIRPKLAVLTKGFITFNGKTQTVVEVAEKVMQGYEDEITYIVGPSHAEEVGLGVITGLVAASNNRENAYSFINLFRKTPISMFYSNDVFGVQVAASLKNVFAIAFGILYEYKLNYPNLIGNNTESFLFAISLNNMRNIAIELGRGNVETLLFLAGSGDLDVTCRSIFGRNRRLGSEIVSKNVLERFSNIDDLISNIKKIGYLPEGVLAAKSIFVLLKESNRDLNPNSLLSVIYKILNKELGPESILDYMRDAIQ, encoded by the coding sequence ATGAAGATATCAATAATAGGGGCAGGCGCTTGGGGAACAGCTATTGCAAAGTCTTTGGCAGATAAATTTGATTTTAATATTTTTTTATGGTCTTTTGAAGAAGATGTTAAGGATAGTATTAATAATAATAATGTTAATGACAAGTATTTAAAGGAAATCAAATTGCCAAAAAATTTAGTTGCAAGTTCAGATTTATTTGAAGTTGTATCAATGTCTGATTATATTTTCATTGCAACGCCTTCTCTTTTTACTGTTGATATTTTAAAAAAATTGGACCAGTTTTTTTATTCTTTGGGGATAAGGCCAAAATTAGCAGTACTTACAAAAGGATTTATTACTTTTAATGGAAAAACTCAGACAGTTGTTGAAGTTGCTGAGAAGGTTATGCAAGGGTATGAAGATGAAATTACTTACATTGTTGGTCCAAGTCATGCTGAGGAGGTTGGACTTGGTGTGATAACAGGGCTTGTTGCGGCTAGCAATAACAGAGAAAATGCATATTCGTTTATCAATTTGTTTCGTAAAACGCCAATTTCTATGTTTTATAGTAATGATGTTTTTGGAGTGCAAGTAGCAGCATCTTTGAAAAATGTTTTTGCAATTGCGTTTGGAATTTTATATGAGTATAAATTAAATTATCCTAATTTGATAGGTAATAATACAGAATCATTTTTGTTTGCAATATCCTTGAATAATATGAGAAATATTGCAATTGAGCTTGGAAGAGGAAATGTTGAAACGCTGTTATTTTTGGCTGGTTCTGGAGATTTAGATGTTACTTGTAGAAGTATATTTGGAAGAAATAGACGATTGGGAAGTGAAATTGTTAGCAAAAATGTTTTAGAGAGGTTTTCAAATATAGACGATTTGATAAGCAATATTAAAAAAATTGGATATTTGCCAGAGGGAGTTTTAGCTGCTAAATCAATTTTTGTCCTTTTAAAAGAATCAAATCGTGATCTAAATCCTAATAGTTTGTTAAGTGTTATATATAAAATTTTGAATAAAGAGTTGGGACCTGAATCTATACTTGATTATATGAGAGATGCTATTCAATAA